The bacterium genome includes a region encoding these proteins:
- the purM gene encoding phosphoribosylformylglycinamidine cyclo-ligase yields MSSSSYESAGVNIAACDAWLDSLKRDLPGIGGFAGLFPLGNIIGGMKEPCLVSGADGVGTKVLVARAAGDLSTIGIDCVAMVVNDLICCGATPLFFLDYLALGKFESGDADAILRGLRHGCDLAGCTLLGGETAELPGLFPAGDFDVAGFGVGIVDRAALVDGSRVREGQVVIGLSSSGIHSNGLSLARKVLPEYESDEDVARDLLTPTSIYVRAIQRALQAAPICGIAHITGGGLPGNLARALPENVDVLLDPEQWKRPEVFDRIEQRGGIDAPEMFKTFNMGIGMCLIVEADDAERLLPILQEEAPAQVIGITLAGTGRVHLKGVDG; encoded by the coding sequence GTTTGCGGGACTGTTTCCGCTCGGAAACATCATCGGCGGCATGAAGGAACCGTGCCTTGTTTCCGGCGCGGATGGCGTAGGAACGAAAGTGCTCGTGGCGCGCGCGGCGGGTGACCTTTCGACGATCGGCATCGACTGTGTCGCGATGGTCGTGAACGACTTGATTTGTTGCGGAGCGACCCCGCTGTTCTTCCTCGACTATCTGGCGCTCGGGAAGTTCGAAAGCGGGGACGCAGACGCAATCTTGCGCGGCTTGCGCCACGGTTGCGATCTGGCGGGATGTACGTTGCTGGGCGGAGAGACGGCCGAGTTGCCAGGGCTCTTTCCAGCAGGCGATTTCGACGTCGCGGGTTTTGGCGTTGGCATCGTTGATCGTGCGGCTTTGGTTGACGGATCAAGAGTACGGGAAGGCCAGGTTGTGATTGGCCTGTCATCCTCTGGTATTCACTCCAATGGGTTGAGTCTCGCACGCAAGGTTTTGCCGGAATACGAGTCCGATGAGGACGTCGCGCGCGATTTGTTGACTCCAACAAGCATCTACGTTCGCGCGATTCAACGCGCCTTGCAGGCCGCTCCGATTTGCGGGATCGCTCACATCACCGGCGGGGGATTACCGGGCAACCTGGCGCGTGCGCTGCCAGAGAACGTGGATGTGCTACTTGATCCGGAGCAGTGGAAGCGGCCGGAGGTATTCGATCGTATCGAGCAACGTGGCGGAATCGATGCGCCGGAGATGTTCAAGACGTTCAACATGGGCATTGGAATGTGCCTTATTGTGGAAGCGGACGACGCAGAGCGATTGCTTCCGATCCTGCAGGAGGAGGCGCCCGCGCAAGTGATCGGTATCACGCTCGCGGGCACCGGGAGAGTCCACCTGAAGGGAGTCGATGGATGA
- the purE gene encoding 5-(carboxyamino)imidazole ribonucleotide mutase — translation MNGFTNARVLVMMGSKSDWPVMQGCTDRLKSLGIPYVVHVASAHRTPEYVEELIAKAEANNVELIIAAAGMAAHLAGAVAARTILPVIGIPIDAAPLNGIDSLLSTVQMPPNMPVLTVGIGRAGAVNAAVAAAQILSRSDEELRARLLADRKAMRENIFRDDQELPRDE, via the coding sequence ATGAACGGCTTCACCAACGCACGCGTTCTTGTGATGATGGGGTCGAAGAGTGACTGGCCCGTCATGCAAGGTTGCACGGATCGTCTGAAGAGCCTCGGAATCCCTTATGTTGTTCACGTTGCCAGTGCGCATCGCACGCCGGAGTACGTCGAGGAGCTGATCGCGAAGGCGGAAGCGAACAACGTGGAGCTCATCATCGCGGCCGCTGGAATGGCGGCGCATCTGGCTGGTGCAGTCGCCGCGCGGACGATTCTGCCCGTGATAGGGATTCCGATCGATGCGGCGCCGCTGAATGGCATCGATTCGCTGCTTTCCACGGTGCAGATGCCACCAAACATGCCGGTTCTAACCGTCGGAATCGGCCGCGCCGGTGCGGTGAACGCCGCTGTTGCCGCTGCGCAGATTCTGTCGCGCAGCGACGAGGAGCTCCGCGCACGCCTTCTCGCCGATCGAAAGGCCATGCGCGAAAACATCTTCCGCGACGACCAGGAATTGCCGCGCGATGAGTGA